Proteins encoded in a region of the Tumebacillus sp. BK434 genome:
- a CDS encoding HAMP domain-containing methyl-accepting chemotaxis protein codes for MVKKKRSKGVSVQTRLTLFVSALLLLVVLAMGGTVYAVLAKDLKRSADFQLQGHAAQTAKQVGILLQTSDSRMFEREATYVVENGLRSFEQIGWHVQSTLLRPDGEPALERGNALQIGQELKAKIIQQKSGILQSSDFGTGNASAGGTGAQGDEGAAAGMADGGFGAGGTYAFEFVPERNLVYVAAVSDEQIFASLTELRNLTLLLAGAALVIGNLGVWFYTRKIQQSLLAIRKLMREVAGGKLHSRYGSRNDYKEITDLGEAVNSMIDNLHRLIGQVGAIAGEVAVASQALSRNAETTSEGIRHVAATIQEVASGADAQAESAVESAGAMDAMAHEIARIVKRSHGVAAESAQTAQEAEQGNLAIQQTIRQMNFINQTAGTTAQAVQALEKRSQQVGKIVEVITGIAAQTNLLALNASIEAARAGEHGKGFAVVADEVSKLALQSQGSARQITELIREMQAETQRVVQAMGAGSQEVQAGIVLVDRAGETFQRILQAAEHVAVQVQKITNASQEMSRRSEEVAAGVDVVKQISQESAASSQLCAEASVVQLASMEDVFASADRLRKMAAELQRSISRFQVEAEAS; via the coding sequence ATGGTGAAGAAAAAGAGAAGCAAGGGCGTTTCGGTGCAAACTAGGCTCACGCTGTTTGTGTCCGCGCTCTTGCTTCTTGTCGTTTTGGCGATGGGGGGCACGGTGTACGCGGTGCTGGCGAAAGACTTGAAGCGAAGCGCCGATTTTCAATTGCAAGGCCACGCTGCACAGACGGCGAAGCAAGTGGGGATTCTCTTGCAGACGTCCGACTCCCGCATGTTCGAGCGGGAAGCAACATACGTCGTGGAAAACGGGCTCCGCTCCTTCGAGCAGATCGGCTGGCACGTGCAGTCGACACTGCTCCGCCCCGACGGCGAACCTGCGCTGGAGCGGGGAAATGCTCTGCAGATCGGGCAAGAGCTGAAAGCGAAGATCATCCAGCAAAAGTCGGGGATTCTGCAGAGCAGCGACTTTGGAACAGGGAATGCATCTGCAGGTGGAACCGGCGCTCAAGGGGACGAAGGAGCAGCGGCGGGAATGGCCGATGGCGGATTCGGCGCGGGTGGGACCTATGCGTTTGAATTTGTGCCGGAGCGGAATCTGGTCTATGTGGCGGCGGTGTCGGACGAGCAGATTTTTGCATCGCTTACCGAACTGCGCAATCTGACGCTGCTGTTGGCAGGAGCCGCACTGGTCATCGGGAATCTCGGGGTCTGGTTCTACACGCGGAAGATTCAGCAGTCGCTGCTGGCGATTCGCAAGCTGATGCGGGAAGTGGCCGGCGGCAAGCTGCACAGCCGGTATGGCAGCCGGAATGACTATAAAGAGATCACAGACTTGGGCGAAGCGGTCAATTCGATGATCGACAACCTGCACCGCCTGATCGGACAGGTCGGGGCGATCGCCGGCGAGGTGGCCGTCGCGTCGCAAGCGCTGTCCCGGAACGCGGAGACCACGTCGGAAGGCATCCGCCACGTGGCAGCGACGATCCAAGAGGTCGCTTCCGGCGCGGACGCCCAGGCGGAGTCGGCGGTGGAATCGGCCGGGGCGATGGACGCGATGGCGCATGAGATCGCCCGCATCGTCAAACGCTCGCACGGTGTCGCCGCAGAATCGGCCCAGACGGCGCAGGAAGCGGAACAAGGCAACCTGGCGATCCAGCAGACGATCCGCCAGATGAACTTCATCAACCAGACGGCCGGCACGACCGCTCAGGCGGTGCAGGCGCTGGAGAAGCGCTCGCAGCAGGTCGGAAAGATCGTCGAAGTGATCACCGGGATCGCCGCCCAGACCAATCTGCTCGCCTTAAACGCCTCGATCGAAGCGGCCCGCGCAGGTGAACACGGCAAGGGGTTCGCCGTCGTCGCCGACGAAGTGTCGAAACTGGCCCTGCAGTCACAAGGGTCAGCCCGGCAGATCACCGAACTGATTCGCGAGATGCAGGCGGAGACACAGCGCGTCGTGCAGGCGATGGGCGCAGGTTCCCAAGAGGTGCAGGCCGGCATCGTGCTGGTCGACCGGGCAGGCGAAACGTTCCAGCGCATCTTGCAGGCGGCCGAGCATGTCGCGGTGCAAGTGCAGAAGATCACCAACGCCTCGCAGGAGATGTCGCGCCGCTCGGAAGAAGTGGCAGCCGGCGTGGACGTGGTGAAGCAGATCTCTCAGGAATCGGCCGCTTCCTCGCAACTGTGCGCTGAAGCGTCGGTCGTGCAGCTGGCTTCCATGGAGGACGTGTTTGCATCGGCCGATCGCCTGCGCAAAATGGCGGCGGAGCTCCAACGTTCGATATCGCGGTTTCAAGTCGAGGCAGAAGCGTCATAA
- a CDS encoding response regulator transcription factor, which translates to MEQHQKIKLFLADDHTLFRQGLRRIFELEDDMEIVGECSDGEAAVSLVLEIKPQVVLMDINMPKRTGVEATRLIKEADPDIRILILSIHDDEAYIFETIRAGANGYLLKDVESDVLVEAVRQVAGGSSFIHPQVTTKLLDEFKRLSNQVYDGDFEQGEPELSSEWQDILTQREMEILKLMAEGKSNRTIGETLFISEKTVKNHVSSILGKLSVDDRTQAVITAAKRCWVKL; encoded by the coding sequence ATGGAGCAACATCAGAAGATCAAACTTTTTTTGGCGGATGACCACACGCTGTTTCGCCAGGGGCTGCGTCGCATTTTTGAGCTGGAGGATGATATGGAAATCGTCGGCGAATGCAGCGATGGTGAAGCGGCGGTGAGTCTGGTGCTCGAGATCAAGCCGCAGGTCGTGCTGATGGACATCAACATGCCCAAGCGCACGGGCGTGGAAGCGACCCGGCTGATCAAGGAGGCCGACCCGGACATCCGCATTCTGATCCTGTCGATCCACGATGATGAAGCGTACATCTTCGAGACGATCCGCGCCGGCGCGAACGGCTATCTGCTGAAAGACGTTGAATCGGATGTGCTGGTCGAAGCGGTGCGCCAGGTGGCAGGCGGCTCTTCGTTCATTCATCCGCAAGTGACCACCAAGCTGCTCGACGAGTTCAAGCGCCTGTCCAACCAGGTGTATGACGGCGACTTCGAGCAGGGGGAACCGGAACTGTCTTCCGAATGGCAGGACATTCTGACCCAGCGCGAGATGGAGATCCTGAAGCTGATGGCGGAAGGCAAAAGCAACCGCACGATCGGCGAGACGCTGTTCATCTCCGAGAAGACGGTGAAAAATCATGTCTCTTCCATCCTCGGCAAACTGTCGGTCGATGACCGCACACAGGCGGTGATCACCGCGGCAAAACGCTGCTGGGTGAAATTATAG
- a CDS encoding tetratricopeptide repeat protein, translated as MNNSSLGERIKKARKESEMTQNDLARGIVTSSMICQIENGKAYPSYKVLAALADRLARPIEYFVSDTETNVRQRSSFTLAKALMASGSYAKAYSLLKSMQDFGQGEAEEFHMTMAKCCQELGKYDEAIEMLDRLLAESHGNLHQVFTIYLRLGEVAEHSGQYQLALYHWKKAYEMLDRVEADPFDRAQLLTSIGNTYHRLGVSQEAVLYLQQAFEERKEKVSLEDLGQMFLTLSLTYHDSNNFDQASLFSERAHAIFRSLNHFDLATEVKLSLAVLMAKQHGKIDEALQILDECTERYMKQDDRYNIGLTQLETAFVLQMAGETGTAISLVRESLDLITGDDLELARAHRLLADLYRAEHRLKDAINHLSQSLHLYQKHGHSVGMMEAMHLSVSLYQEWEQFRKHSFGELITA; from the coding sequence ATGAATAACTCCTCATTGGGAGAACGCATAAAGAAAGCCCGCAAAGAATCGGAGATGACCCAAAACGACCTCGCGCGCGGCATCGTCACCTCCAGCATGATCTGCCAGATCGAAAACGGCAAAGCCTATCCTTCTTATAAAGTGCTGGCTGCACTTGCCGATCGCCTGGCCCGTCCGATCGAATATTTTGTCTCCGATACGGAAACGAACGTCCGCCAACGCTCTTCCTTCACCCTCGCCAAAGCGCTGATGGCTTCCGGCTCCTATGCGAAAGCGTATTCATTGCTGAAGAGCATGCAGGATTTCGGCCAAGGGGAAGCGGAAGAGTTTCATATGACCATGGCAAAATGCTGCCAGGAGCTGGGCAAATACGACGAAGCGATCGAAATGCTCGACCGGCTGCTGGCCGAGTCGCACGGTAATCTTCATCAGGTGTTTACGATCTACCTCCGCCTCGGTGAAGTCGCCGAGCATTCCGGCCAGTACCAGCTCGCCCTCTATCATTGGAAAAAAGCGTACGAGATGCTCGACCGCGTGGAAGCCGATCCGTTCGACCGCGCACAGCTCTTGACCTCGATCGGCAACACCTACCACCGGCTCGGCGTCTCTCAAGAAGCGGTGCTCTATTTGCAGCAAGCGTTCGAGGAGCGCAAGGAAAAAGTGTCGCTGGAAGACCTCGGGCAGATGTTCCTCACCTTGTCGCTCACCTATCACGATTCGAACAATTTCGATCAGGCGTCTTTGTTCTCCGAGCGGGCGCATGCGATTTTCAGAAGTCTCAACCACTTCGACCTCGCCACCGAAGTCAAGCTTTCCCTGGCGGTGCTGATGGCGAAGCAGCACGGCAAGATCGACGAGGCGCTGCAGATCCTCGATGAGTGCACCGAGCGCTACATGAAGCAGGATGACCGCTACAACATCGGCCTGACCCAGCTCGAGACCGCCTTTGTGCTGCAGATGGCCGGCGAGACGGGCACGGCGATCAGTCTGGTCCGCGAATCGCTGGATCTGATCACAGGCGACGACTTGGAACTGGCGCGGGCGCATCGCCTGCTGGCCGACCTGTACCGGGCGGAGCACAGATTGAAAGACGCGATCAACCATCTGTCGCAGTCCTTGCACCTCTATCAAAAGCACGGCCATTCGGTCGGCATGATGGAAGCGATGCATCTGTCGGTGTCCTTGTATCAGGAGTGGGAGCAGTTCCGCAAACACTCTTTTGGCGAGCTGATTACCGCCTAA
- a CDS encoding sensor histidine kinase produces MAHDIDTKILDQAIQGTLLAIEEGKHQVFEIAESARKEHQALRDESAIVQRQVQETIQEVDRLEAQYRLARRTLVEVSQDFGKYTEATIKESYDAAHVLQAQLLVTREREDALRARRDDLDRRLRNLEETIHKAEALVTQLSIAFSYLSGDLQNLGTALKNAEQRQYLGMRVIQAQEEERKRVAREIHDGPAQMMANVVLRAEICERMLDRDVDKVRGELRELKEMVRASLSEVRQIIFDLRPMALDDLGIVPTLRRYLADFQDKHKVITELKVFGRERRFNSALEVAVFRTVQEALNNIWKHAKAKVTNVKLELTEKQIAVHIDDDGVGFAVEEAMQSREDGHFGLIGMKERIQLLEGKVEIKSAPNKGTRVHITLPITD; encoded by the coding sequence TTGGCGCACGATATTGACACCAAGATTCTCGACCAGGCCATACAGGGCACCCTGCTGGCGATCGAGGAAGGGAAACATCAGGTCTTTGAGATCGCCGAAAGCGCGCGCAAGGAACACCAAGCCCTGCGCGATGAATCTGCGATCGTGCAAAGACAAGTGCAGGAGACGATCCAGGAGGTTGACCGCTTGGAGGCGCAATACCGCCTCGCCCGCCGCACGCTGGTGGAGGTCAGCCAGGACTTTGGAAAATATACAGAGGCGACGATCAAGGAATCGTATGACGCCGCGCACGTGCTGCAGGCGCAACTGCTCGTCACCCGCGAACGGGAGGATGCGCTGCGCGCCCGCCGCGACGATCTCGACCGCCGGCTGCGCAACTTGGAGGAGACGATCCACAAGGCGGAAGCGCTGGTCACCCAGCTGTCGATCGCGTTTTCCTATCTCTCCGGAGACTTGCAGAACCTCGGCACCGCACTGAAAAACGCCGAACAGCGCCAGTACCTCGGCATGCGCGTCATCCAGGCGCAGGAAGAGGAGCGCAAGCGCGTCGCCCGCGAGATCCACGACGGGCCGGCGCAGATGATGGCGAACGTCGTGCTGCGCGCCGAGATCTGCGAGCGGATGCTCGACCGCGATGTGGACAAGGTGCGCGGGGAACTGCGCGAACTGAAGGAGATGGTGCGCGCCTCGCTGTCGGAAGTGCGCCAGATCATCTTCGACCTGCGCCCGATGGCGCTCGACGACTTGGGCATCGTGCCGACCTTGCGCCGCTATCTCGCCGATTTTCAGGACAAGCACAAGGTGATCACCGAGCTCAAGGTGTTCGGACGCGAGCGGCGCTTCAACTCCGCGCTGGAAGTGGCGGTGTTCCGCACCGTGCAGGAAGCGCTGAACAACATTTGGAAACACGCCAAGGCCAAAGTGACCAATGTCAAATTGGAACTAACCGAGAAGCAAATCGCAGTGCATATAGATGATGACGGCGTAGGGTTTGCCGTGGAGGAAGCGATGCAGAGCCGCGAAGACGGGCATTTTGGCCTGATCGGAATGAAGGAGCGCATCCAACTGCTCGAAGGCAAGGTGGAGATCAAGTCCGCACCGAACAAGGGAACCCGCGTACACATCACGTTACCGATCACGGATTAA
- a CDS encoding glycosyltransferase — protein MLALFIWGFALYGIFMALWKAVRFMAQRNRRGVPVTAILIVREGASYIEGILRTLTTAEPFCGRELEVVVIDCGSRDETVKIVESIAQKRGTVSLIRAGGEDPALSLPALFGSRGRSVHCLFDLRGKVSPLEVVPTLAAFWSDETV, from the coding sequence GTGCTCGCTCTTTTCATTTGGGGATTTGCGTTGTATGGCATCTTTATGGCGCTGTGGAAAGCTGTGCGGTTTATGGCGCAGAGAAACCGGCGGGGAGTGCCGGTGACAGCAATCCTGATCGTGCGGGAGGGGGCCTCTTACATCGAAGGCATCCTCCGGACGCTGACGACAGCCGAACCGTTTTGCGGACGCGAGCTCGAAGTGGTCGTCATCGACTGCGGGTCGCGCGATGAGACGGTCAAGATCGTCGAGTCGATCGCGCAAAAGCGGGGCACGGTCAGCCTGATCCGCGCGGGCGGCGAAGACCCGGCTCTGTCCTTGCCGGCGCTGTTCGGCAGCCGCGGGCGCAGCGTGCACTGCTTGTTCGACCTGCGCGGCAAAGTCTCGCCGCTGGAAGTGGTGCCGACGCTGGCAGCGTTTTGGAGCGATGAAACGGTTTGA